The following are encoded in a window of Corynebacterium marinum DSM 44953 genomic DNA:
- the rimP gene encoding ribosome maturation factor RimP produces MAFPGEEELVTLITPVTEGFGLDIEGVKVTRAGRKSVVGIRVDSDSRPDLDLLEKVSQEVSALLDAAEERGEVNLGAGYTLEVSTPGVDAPLTLPRHWRRNRNHLVELTEDGQKSVWRVGPVSPEETSVVLVRTVKKDCEVRVLEFSENTPAVVEIEFSNPPAAETELTGLDYDQAVAWQEENK; encoded by the coding sequence ATGGCATTCCCCGGCGAAGAAGAACTAGTCACCCTGATCACTCCCGTCACCGAAGGGTTCGGCCTCGACATCGAGGGCGTCAAGGTGACGCGCGCCGGACGCAAGTCGGTGGTGGGCATCCGGGTGGACTCGGATTCCCGCCCGGATCTGGACCTGCTGGAGAAGGTCTCCCAGGAAGTCTCCGCGCTTCTCGACGCCGCCGAGGAACGCGGCGAGGTCAACCTCGGCGCCGGCTACACCCTCGAGGTGTCCACCCCGGGCGTCGACGCCCCGTTGACGCTGCCGCGTCACTGGCGCCGCAACCGCAACCACCTCGTGGAACTCACGGAGGACGGGCAGAAGTCGGTGTGGCGGGTCGGACCTGTCTCCCCGGAGGAGACCTCCGTGGTCCTGGTGCGCACCGTGAAGAAGGACTGTGAGGTGCGGGTCCTGGAATTTTCGGAAAATACTCCGGCGGTGGTAGAAATTGAGTTCTCAAACCCCCCGGCGGCGGAAACCGAGCTGACGGGACTCGACTATGACCAGGCCGTCGCCTGGCAGGAGGAAAACAAGTGA
- a CDS encoding YlxR family protein, with amino-acid sequence MRIRTCIATRERKSDTDLLRVVVDSRDESRLLADPSRRLPGRGAWITPDLAALELAEQRHAFGRAFRKSGKNLDTGHVRTYLTAQAAGTDTVRKTEH; translated from the coding sequence ATGCGCATTCGGACCTGCATCGCCACCCGCGAGCGCAAGTCCGACACGGACCTGCTCCGGGTGGTCGTCGATAGCAGGGACGAGTCCCGCCTACTGGCGGACCCGTCCCGCAGACTTCCCGGAAGGGGAGCCTGGATCACTCCTGATCTCGCGGCACTCGAGCTGGCGGAACAACGTCACGCCTTTGGGCGGGCGTTCCGGAAGTCCGGGAAAAACCTGGACACAGGTCACGTACGCACGTACCTCACGGCGCAAGCTGCCGGAACCGACACTGTAAGGAAGACCGAACACTGA
- the yaaA gene encoding peroxide stress protein YaaA: protein MMIVLPPSETKAPGGDGPALDLGELSFPGLTSVREKLAADLAALPADEALGVLGISEKLRAEAEANRELFAAPTMPAIRRYTGVLFDALDAPSLPDSALSRLAVGSALFGVVRALDPIPRYRLSGGTKLPAADGSAPTMKARWGTSVTEALSSVDGLIVDLRSGAYQQLGRVASAVTVRVESVRPDGSRKVVSHFNKQYKGHLARVLALSPVAAEDAAGVAAIATDAGLTVEQDSGTALTLVV from the coding sequence ATGATGATCGTGCTCCCGCCTTCCGAAACCAAGGCCCCCGGCGGCGACGGCCCCGCGCTTGACCTGGGGGAACTCTCCTTTCCCGGACTCACTTCCGTGCGGGAGAAATTGGCGGCCGACCTGGCGGCGCTGCCGGCGGACGAGGCGCTCGGCGTGCTGGGGATCTCGGAGAAGCTGCGCGCCGAGGCAGAAGCCAACCGCGAGCTGTTCGCGGCGCCGACGATGCCCGCCATCCGCCGCTACACCGGCGTGCTTTTCGACGCCCTCGACGCCCCCTCCCTCCCCGACTCCGCGTTGTCCCGCCTCGCCGTCGGTTCCGCCCTGTTCGGTGTCGTCCGGGCGCTGGACCCGATCCCCCGCTACCGGCTCTCGGGCGGCACGAAGCTGCCCGCCGCCGACGGCTCGGCACCGACGATGAAGGCCCGGTGGGGAACATCGGTGACGGAGGCGTTGTCGTCTGTGGACGGACTGATCGTGGACCTGCGTTCCGGCGCCTACCAGCAGCTGGGCAGGGTCGCCTCGGCGGTGACCGTGCGGGTGGAGTCCGTGCGGCCCGACGGTTCCCGGAAGGTGGTCAGCCACTTCAACAAGCAGTACAAGGGGCACCTGGCCCGGGTGCTGGCGCTCTCGCCGGTGGCCGCGGAGGATGCGGCGGGGGTGGCGGCGATCGCCACGGACGCCGGGCTGACCGTGGAGCAGGATTCGGGGACCGCGCTGACGCTGGTGGTGTGA
- the cobA gene encoding uroporphyrinogen-III C-methyltransferase: MTAASPATGSVTLVGGGPGAWDLMTIRGQRALERADVILTDHLGPAHELGQLCDTASKEIIDVSKLPYGRQVAQEKTNELIVSHASAGRNVVRLKGGDPYVFGRGFEELTVCREHGIPCEVVPGVTSAVSVPAAAGIPVTQRGMVHSFTVVSGHLPPGHRNSLVNWRAVAESGGTICVIMGVKNAPVIAAELLEVLPADTPAAVIQEGTTDAQRAVRCTLGTLGAIMVEHGIGAPAVYVIGQVAGL; the protein is encoded by the coding sequence ATGACTGCAGCATCTCCCGCCACCGGTTCCGTCACCCTCGTCGGCGGAGGTCCGGGCGCCTGGGACCTCATGACCATCCGGGGGCAGCGCGCCCTCGAGCGCGCCGACGTGATCCTCACCGACCACCTCGGTCCGGCGCATGAGCTGGGCCAGCTCTGCGACACCGCGTCGAAGGAGATCATCGACGTGTCCAAGTTGCCCTACGGCCGGCAGGTCGCGCAGGAGAAGACCAACGAGCTCATCGTCTCCCACGCGTCGGCCGGGCGGAACGTGGTGCGGCTCAAGGGCGGCGACCCCTATGTCTTCGGCCGCGGTTTCGAGGAGCTGACCGTCTGCCGCGAGCACGGCATCCCGTGCGAGGTCGTGCCGGGCGTGACGTCGGCGGTGTCCGTGCCGGCGGCCGCGGGGATTCCGGTCACCCAGCGGGGGATGGTCCACTCCTTCACCGTCGTGTCTGGGCATCTCCCGCCGGGGCACCGCAATTCCCTGGTCAACTGGCGGGCGGTCGCCGAGTCCGGGGGCACGATCTGTGTGATCATGGGCGTGAAGAACGCGCCCGTCATCGCGGCCGAGCTGCTGGAGGTCCTGCCCGCCGATACGCCGGCGGCGGTCATCCAGGAGGGCACGACCGACGCCCAGCGCGCGGTGCGCTGCACCCTGGGGACGTTGGGCGCGATCATGGTGGAGCACGGCATCGGCGCTCCCGCGGTCTACGTCATCGGACAGGTCGCCGGCCTCTGA
- the nusA gene encoding transcription termination factor NusA — protein sequence MNIDMAALHNIEKEKSIPVDDMLQTIGGALLHAYRDYRGEEGDSRARVDIDRVNGSVAIIVSELDEDGAVSSEYDDTPDNFVRLSAQAVREAIVKRLREAENVRLFDEYQAFEGRVVSGVVQKDEAANSRGMVIVQLGTETDPQDGILLPAEQIPGEELKHGDRVKAFIVGVNKGPRSVQINLSRTHPELVRGLFELEIPEVADGSVEILGIAREAGHRSKVAVAGRIKGLNAKGACIGPRGQRVTNIMNELGGEKIDIIDYSEDPATYVGNALAPSKVIRVEITDPEAQTARVTVPDYQLSLAIGREGQNARLAARLTGWKIDIHSDVN from the coding sequence GTGAATATCGACATGGCTGCGCTGCACAACATCGAGAAGGAGAAGTCCATCCCGGTGGATGACATGCTCCAGACGATCGGCGGCGCGCTCCTCCACGCCTACCGCGACTACCGCGGCGAGGAGGGCGACTCCCGCGCCCGGGTGGACATCGACCGGGTGAACGGCTCTGTCGCCATCATCGTCTCCGAGCTCGACGAGGACGGGGCAGTCTCCTCCGAGTACGACGACACCCCCGACAACTTCGTCCGGTTGAGCGCCCAGGCCGTCCGCGAGGCCATCGTCAAACGCCTCCGTGAGGCGGAGAACGTCCGGCTCTTCGACGAGTACCAGGCGTTCGAGGGCCGCGTCGTCTCCGGCGTGGTGCAGAAGGACGAAGCCGCCAACTCGCGGGGCATGGTCATCGTCCAGCTGGGCACCGAGACCGACCCCCAGGACGGCATCCTGCTGCCCGCCGAGCAGATCCCGGGCGAGGAGCTCAAGCACGGCGATCGGGTCAAGGCCTTCATCGTCGGCGTGAACAAGGGTCCGCGCAGCGTGCAGATCAATCTCTCGCGCACCCACCCGGAGCTCGTCCGCGGGCTCTTCGAGCTGGAGATCCCCGAGGTCGCGGACGGTTCCGTCGAGATCCTCGGCATCGCCCGGGAGGCCGGCCACCGTTCCAAGGTGGCCGTCGCCGGCAGGATCAAGGGGCTCAACGCCAAGGGCGCCTGCATCGGCCCCCGCGGCCAGCGGGTGACCAACATCATGAACGAGCTCGGCGGGGAGAAGATCGACATCATCGACTACTCCGAGGACCCGGCCACCTACGTGGGCAACGCCCTGGCCCCGTCCAAGGTCATCCGCGTGGAGATCACGGATCCTGAGGCGCAGACCGCGCGTGTCACCGTGCCGGACTACCAGCTCTCCCTCGCCATCGGCCGGGAGGGGCAGAACGCCCGCCTCGCAGCGCGGCTCACGGGCTGGAAGATCGACATCCATTCGGACGTCAACTAG
- a CDS encoding proline--tRNA ligase, whose protein sequence is MITRLSTLFLRTLREDPADAEVPSHKLLVRAGYIRRAAPGVYSWLPLGLRTLRKIEDVVREEINAIGGQELLFPALLPREPYETTGRWTEYGEHLFRLKDRKDNDMLLGPTHEEMFTSTVKDLYSSYKDFPVTLYQIQTKYRDEERPRAGILRGREFVMKDSYSFDMDDEGLEASYQAHRGAYQRIFDRLGVSYAICKATSGAMGGSASEEFLAVSRNGEDTFVRATGGDYAANVEAVVTQPVEPRPIEGQPEAVEHDTPDAETITTLVDWANSAGVRVDDREVTAADTLKCVVVKVTEPGAEDPELLGVLVPGDREVDMKRLEASLEPAEVTMAEEADFKKNPFLVKGYVGPRGLAANGVRVLADPRVATGTAWITGADAKNRHVVGLVAGRDFEVDGFIEAAEIREGDPAPEGQGTLTLERGIEIGHIFQLGRKYTTAFDVQILDVNGKRAIPTMGSYGIGVSRLMAVIAEQRHDDKGLNWPVEVSPYQVHVVVANKDQAALEAGEQLAAALDAAGVEVLFDDRPKVSPGVKFKDAELLGMPFAVVLGRSFADGKVELRIRGGDTLEVAADEAVAEVVELVRG, encoded by the coding sequence ATGATCACACGCCTGTCCACGCTTTTCCTGCGCACGCTGCGCGAAGACCCCGCTGACGCGGAGGTCCCCAGCCACAAGCTTCTCGTCCGCGCCGGCTACATCCGCCGCGCCGCCCCGGGCGTCTACTCGTGGCTGCCGCTGGGACTGCGGACCCTGCGCAAGATCGAGGACGTCGTGCGCGAGGAGATCAACGCGATCGGCGGCCAGGAGCTCCTCTTCCCGGCGCTGCTGCCGCGCGAGCCCTACGAGACCACAGGCCGGTGGACCGAGTACGGCGAGCACCTGTTCCGGCTGAAGGACCGCAAGGACAACGACATGCTCCTGGGCCCCACGCACGAGGAGATGTTCACCTCGACGGTGAAGGACCTGTATTCCTCGTACAAGGATTTCCCGGTCACGCTGTACCAGATCCAGACCAAGTACCGCGACGAGGAGCGCCCCCGCGCCGGCATCCTGCGCGGCCGTGAGTTCGTGATGAAGGACTCCTACTCCTTCGACATGGACGATGAGGGCCTCGAGGCCTCCTACCAGGCGCACCGCGGCGCCTACCAGCGCATCTTCGACCGCTTGGGCGTCTCCTACGCCATCTGCAAGGCCACCTCCGGTGCCATGGGCGGCTCCGCCTCCGAGGAGTTCCTCGCCGTCAGCCGGAACGGCGAGGACACCTTCGTGCGCGCCACCGGAGGCGACTACGCCGCGAACGTCGAGGCCGTGGTCACCCAGCCGGTCGAGCCCCGCCCGATCGAGGGCCAGCCCGAGGCCGTCGAGCACGACACCCCGGACGCCGAGACCATCACCACCCTCGTCGACTGGGCCAACTCGGCCGGCGTGCGTGTCGACGACCGCGAGGTCACCGCCGCCGACACCCTCAAGTGCGTGGTGGTCAAGGTCACCGAGCCCGGCGCAGAGGATCCCGAGCTGCTCGGCGTGCTCGTCCCGGGTGACCGCGAGGTGGACATGAAGCGCCTCGAGGCATCCCTCGAGCCCGCGGAGGTCACCATGGCGGAGGAGGCGGACTTCAAGAAGAACCCTTTCCTGGTCAAGGGTTATGTCGGGCCGCGCGGCCTGGCCGCCAACGGTGTCCGCGTCCTCGCCGACCCGCGCGTGGCCACCGGCACCGCCTGGATCACGGGCGCCGATGCGAAAAACCGCCATGTCGTCGGCCTCGTCGCCGGCCGCGACTTCGAGGTGGACGGCTTCATCGAGGCCGCCGAGATCCGCGAGGGCGACCCGGCACCGGAGGGGCAGGGCACCCTCACCCTGGAGCGCGGCATCGAGATCGGGCACATCTTCCAGCTCGGCCGCAAGTACACCACCGCCTTCGACGTCCAGATCCTCGACGTCAACGGCAAGCGCGCCATCCCGACCATGGGTTCCTACGGCATCGGCGTCTCCCGCCTCATGGCGGTGATCGCCGAGCAGCGCCATGACGACAAGGGGCTCAACTGGCCCGTCGAGGTCTCTCCGTACCAGGTCCACGTGGTCGTCGCGAACAAGGACCAGGCCGCCCTCGAGGCGGGCGAGCAGCTCGCCGCCGCGCTGGACGCCGCCGGCGTCGAGGTGCTTTTCGACGACCGTCCGAAAGTCAGCCCCGGCGTCAAGTTCAAGGACGCGGAACTCCTGGGCATGCCGTTCGCCGTGGTCCTCGGCCGTTCCTTTGCCGACGGCAAGGTGGAACTGCGCATCCGCGGCGGCGACACCCTCGAGGTCGCCGCCGACGAGGCCGTGGCCGAGGTCGTGGAGCTCGTGCGCGGTTAG
- a CDS encoding MMPL family transporter, protein MKTSTARAFRWLALLLLILGIGAMSFGAATAPASPTATAPENVDSTRVAEILEQRPDDDDGGAAIVLFTGDGPLDPGALGAKAAELGGPLIPNEDLSAALVPVTVESEGLSDNADRVAQLRSDAAAGLPAGVTAQVTGPAAIQADLAGVFEGANFLLLAVTGAIVAVLLIITYRSPVLWLIPLLVIGVADRLAAISFTWVLDALGASWNESTSGILSVLVFGAGTNYALLLISRYRDELHRYEDRFEAMSAAWGPTVRTVFASAFTVILGVACLLLSAVPTTRGLGLASMVGIAVAFIFAVFVLPGILLLFGRWIFWPKIPRLDEEPDHRFWDRIGGLVRSRPAPVAAVSLVLLGAASLGALQISTGLSQAEQFIETPESISAAAVLEEKFPDQQATPAIVATRQAQDVTAALESAGATVRPQDPAGDWEILQVAGPDTEELRSTLEGTDALVGGQDAQLYDAEASAAADRTLIFPVILLVLLIALMVLLRSVVAPVLMTATVLLTNVAALGLGWWVSTGLLGFERFDASTPLYAYVFLVALGIDYSIFLITRAKEEAKTHGTKEGVLRSLSATGGVITSAGILLAAVFAALGVLPLVVLAQVGIVIFIGVLLDTLVVRTLLIPALVQLLGEKFWWPGGVKREAVDVR, encoded by the coding sequence GTGAAAACCTCCACTGCGCGGGCCTTCCGCTGGCTCGCCCTCCTCCTGCTGATCCTGGGGATCGGCGCCATGTCCTTCGGGGCCGCGACGGCCCCGGCCTCCCCCACCGCGACCGCCCCCGAGAACGTCGACTCCACCCGCGTGGCGGAGATCCTCGAGCAGCGCCCCGACGACGACGACGGCGGTGCCGCGATCGTCCTGTTCACCGGCGACGGCCCGCTCGACCCGGGTGCGCTCGGGGCCAAGGCCGCCGAGTTGGGCGGGCCGTTGATCCCCAACGAGGATCTGTCGGCGGCGCTCGTCCCGGTGACGGTGGAGTCCGAGGGCCTCAGCGACAACGCCGACCGGGTGGCCCAGCTGCGTTCCGACGCCGCCGCGGGCCTCCCCGCCGGAGTCACCGCCCAGGTCACCGGCCCCGCCGCCATCCAGGCGGACCTGGCCGGCGTGTTCGAGGGTGCCAACTTCCTGCTGCTGGCGGTCACCGGTGCGATTGTCGCGGTGCTGCTCATCATCACCTACCGCTCCCCCGTCCTGTGGCTAATCCCGCTCCTGGTCATCGGCGTCGCCGACCGGCTCGCCGCGATCTCTTTCACCTGGGTCCTCGACGCCCTCGGCGCCTCCTGGAACGAATCCACCTCCGGCATCCTCTCCGTGCTCGTCTTCGGCGCAGGCACCAACTACGCCCTGCTGCTGATTTCCCGCTACCGGGACGAACTGCACAGGTACGAGGACCGCTTCGAGGCCATGTCGGCCGCCTGGGGGCCGACGGTGCGCACCGTGTTCGCCTCTGCGTTCACCGTGATCCTGGGTGTGGCCTGCCTCCTGCTCTCCGCCGTGCCCACCACCCGCGGCCTCGGCCTGGCCTCCATGGTCGGCATCGCCGTGGCCTTCATCTTCGCCGTCTTCGTCCTGCCCGGCATCCTGCTCCTGTTCGGCCGGTGGATCTTCTGGCCGAAGATCCCGCGCCTGGACGAGGAACCCGACCACCGGTTCTGGGACCGCATCGGCGGGCTGGTGCGCTCCCGCCCGGCCCCCGTCGCCGCAGTGTCTCTGGTCCTGCTGGGCGCCGCGAGCCTCGGTGCCCTGCAGATCAGCACCGGCCTGAGCCAGGCGGAACAGTTCATCGAGACCCCCGAGTCCATCTCCGCGGCCGCGGTTCTGGAGGAGAAGTTCCCCGACCAGCAGGCCACCCCCGCGATCGTGGCCACCCGGCAGGCGCAGGACGTCACCGCCGCGCTGGAATCCGCCGGGGCGACGGTCCGGCCGCAGGATCCGGCCGGGGACTGGGAGATCCTCCAGGTCGCCGGACCCGACACCGAAGAGCTGCGGAGCACCCTCGAGGGCACCGACGCACTGGTGGGCGGCCAGGACGCGCAGCTCTACGACGCGGAAGCCTCCGCCGCCGCGGACCGCACGCTGATCTTCCCCGTGATCCTGCTGGTGCTGCTCATCGCCCTGATGGTGCTGCTGCGCTCCGTCGTCGCGCCGGTGCTCATGACCGCCACGGTGCTGCTGACCAACGTCGCCGCGCTGGGCCTGGGCTGGTGGGTGTCCACCGGCCTGCTCGGCTTCGAGCGTTTCGACGCCTCGACGCCCCTCTACGCCTACGTCTTCCTGGTGGCTCTGGGCATCGACTACTCCATTTTCCTGATCACCCGCGCCAAGGAGGAGGCGAAGACCCACGGCACGAAGGAGGGCGTACTGCGCTCGCTGTCTGCCACGGGCGGCGTGATCACCTCCGCGGGCATCCTGCTGGCGGCGGTCTTCGCCGCCCTGGGCGTCCTGCCGCTGGTGGTGCTGGCGCAGGTGGGCATAGTCATCTTCATCGGCGTGCTGCTGGACACTCTCGTCGTGCGCACGCTGCTCATCCCGGCGCTGGTGCAGCTGCTGGGCGAGAAGTTCTGGTGGCCGGGCGGGGTGAAGCGGGAGGCGGTCGACGTCAGATAA
- a CDS encoding DUF4439 domain-containing protein, which translates to MNRRLALLLTVPLLTSCTVEDVAATFGPRPDAQVAALADRAASDAAALSGEEAELRARHAGELGDEIARLCGTHADGTVPESCAFEPEVTALPQVSIDDSLALTLGADLPAESHALAVRQAVDMAAVSPADLPARLDPSPDSGAADAARELLAREYATAWGLGVARARLDPARQEAVDELLDAHESRIRILREVLEPFGEVPVAEPGYELEGLDEPVDAATAEDFVTRVEESLAGAWLAAAAEAAPGAWQEFAVRGTAEVETALGSYSAG; encoded by the coding sequence GTGAACCGTCGACTCGCCCTGCTCCTGACCGTGCCGCTGCTGACCTCCTGCACTGTCGAGGACGTGGCCGCCACCTTCGGGCCCCGGCCCGACGCGCAGGTCGCCGCCCTGGCGGACCGGGCGGCCAGCGACGCCGCCGCGCTCAGCGGCGAGGAGGCCGAACTGCGTGCGCGCCACGCCGGGGAACTCGGCGACGAGATTGCCCGGCTCTGCGGCACCCACGCCGACGGCACCGTGCCCGAGTCCTGCGCCTTCGAACCCGAGGTGACCGCCCTGCCGCAGGTGAGCATCGACGACTCCCTCGCGCTCACGCTCGGAGCCGACCTCCCCGCCGAATCCCACGCGCTGGCGGTCCGCCAGGCGGTGGACATGGCGGCCGTCTCCCCCGCGGACCTGCCGGCGCGCCTCGACCCCTCCCCCGACTCCGGTGCCGCCGACGCCGCGCGCGAGCTGCTCGCCCGCGAGTACGCGACGGCCTGGGGCCTCGGGGTGGCGCGGGCCCGGCTGGACCCAGCGCGGCAAGAGGCCGTCGACGAACTCCTCGACGCCCACGAGTCCCGCATCCGCATCCTCCGCGAGGTCCTCGAGCCCTTCGGCGAGGTTCCCGTCGCCGAGCCCGGATACGAGCTCGAGGGACTCGACGAGCCCGTCGACGCGGCCACCGCGGAGGATTTCGTCACCCGCGTGGAGGAGAGCCTCGCCGGGGCCTGGCTGGCCGCCGCCGCCGAGGCCGCCCCGGGCGCGTGGCAGGAGTTCGCGGTGCGCGGCACCGCCGAGGTCGAAACCGCTCTGGGCTCGTACTCGGCAGGGTGA
- a CDS encoding AAA family ATPase, which translates to MSRRDPFRPTFGASPYFWAGRTLILDRFTDAVEDNPGNPNRSLITDGARGIGKTVLLTELENIATLVDSTIPTRIRELSPPATRTITAVTVGGLGRVDTELLDVPSPTPTLNSRLRELLGLLRGTGVLITVDEVQDADPEALSQLATTYQDLIRDDRQVALVMAGLTHGINRLLDLPGTTFLRRARRFELGPLTDADALATLTTTAADSGRPFDDSSARSAVQLARGYPYLVQLVGYLAWDHTEDAITQDDVAAIAEEAIETMGAQVHAPSLKGVPSAQLAYLRAMADLTEPGRNTVSSTEVAEAVGKKPNQATDTRGKLMDRGLIEAPAWGRVSFTLPYIAEHVRSQGRRTRIS; encoded by the coding sequence ATGAGCAGACGTGACCCGTTCCGCCCCACCTTCGGCGCCTCGCCGTACTTCTGGGCCGGTCGGACGCTGATCCTCGACCGCTTCACAGACGCCGTCGAGGACAACCCCGGCAACCCGAACCGCAGTCTCATCACCGACGGGGCCCGCGGCATCGGCAAAACGGTCCTGCTTACCGAGCTCGAGAACATCGCCACCCTGGTGGACTCGACGATCCCGACCCGCATCCGTGAGCTCTCCCCGCCGGCCACCCGCACCATCACGGCCGTCACCGTCGGCGGCCTGGGTCGCGTGGACACCGAACTTCTCGACGTCCCCTCCCCCACCCCCACCCTCAACTCCCGGCTCCGCGAGCTGCTGGGCCTCCTGCGCGGCACGGGTGTGCTCATCACCGTCGACGAGGTCCAGGACGCCGACCCGGAGGCGCTGAGCCAGCTGGCCACCACCTACCAGGACCTCATCCGCGACGACCGGCAGGTCGCCCTGGTCATGGCCGGGCTCACCCACGGCATCAACCGCCTGCTGGACCTGCCCGGCACCACGTTCCTGCGCCGGGCACGCCGTTTCGAGCTCGGCCCCCTCACGGACGCCGACGCCCTGGCCACCCTCACCACCACCGCAGCGGACTCCGGCCGACCTTTCGACGACTCCTCCGCCCGTTCGGCAGTGCAGCTCGCCCGGGGCTACCCCTACCTGGTGCAGCTGGTGGGCTACCTGGCGTGGGACCACACCGAGGACGCGATCACGCAGGATGACGTCGCCGCCATCGCCGAAGAGGCGATCGAGACCATGGGCGCCCAGGTCCACGCCCCCTCACTCAAGGGAGTTCCCTCCGCCCAGCTCGCCTACCTGCGCGCCATGGCCGATCTGACGGAACCCGGCCGGAACACCGTCTCCTCGACCGAGGTCGCCGAGGCGGTAGGCAAGAAACCGAACCAGGCGACCGACACCCGCGGAAAACTGATGGACCGTGGCCTCATCGAGGCGCCCGCCTGGGGTCGGGTCTCCTTCACTCTCCCCTACATCGCCGAGCACGTGCGCTCACAGGGGCGTCGGACGCGGATCAGTTAG
- a CDS encoding multidrug effflux MFS transporter — MTNTTRPAVASGPKAVIPPIILGVLALVSAVEPLSINMYLSGLPALGRDLDLSQAGAQLTLTFFLAGMAIGQLVTGPLSDARGRRGLFLAGVVLLVLATAASALATHAWILFASRFVMGLAGGTAVVLARAVAGDLAKGPELARVFSLLMLLGGLAPVIGPVLGGLIVDGVGWRGVFWVLAGLNLLMAAAVWRFIPETLPAGNRSTGGLRPLLAAMGGLLRDRAYVGFTLGFIFSFSTMFAYVSASPFILQEYYGFTPVQFSVIFAVNTTGMFLVALTNARLVRRVGPLPLAKIGNAVLLAAVVYLVVAALLDASRWFILAGLFVVVASMGVNFANNSALAISRAGKVTGSASAFMGSGQFIMAGLLSPLVGLAAAAGMSQPVAMTVVMLVTAVIAAAGVWGGARVLGRE; from the coding sequence ATGACCAACACCACCCGGCCGGCTGTGGCGTCCGGCCCGAAAGCGGTGATCCCGCCCATCATTCTCGGGGTCCTCGCACTGGTCTCGGCCGTCGAGCCGCTCTCGATCAACATGTACCTCTCGGGCCTGCCCGCACTCGGCCGCGATCTCGACCTCAGCCAGGCCGGCGCGCAGCTCACCCTCACCTTCTTCCTCGCCGGTATGGCCATCGGCCAGCTGGTCACCGGCCCGCTCTCCGACGCCCGCGGCCGCCGCGGCCTCTTCCTCGCCGGTGTCGTGCTGCTCGTCCTCGCCACCGCCGCCAGCGCTCTGGCCACCCACGCCTGGATACTGTTCGCCTCCCGCTTCGTCATGGGACTGGCCGGCGGCACCGCCGTCGTGCTCGCCCGCGCCGTCGCCGGCGACCTGGCCAAGGGGCCCGAGCTGGCCCGCGTCTTCTCCCTGCTCATGCTGCTCGGCGGACTGGCCCCGGTCATCGGTCCCGTCCTCGGCGGCCTCATCGTCGACGGCGTCGGCTGGCGCGGCGTGTTCTGGGTCCTGGCCGGCCTCAACCTCCTCATGGCGGCGGCCGTGTGGCGCTTCATCCCGGAGACCCTGCCCGCTGGGAACCGCTCCACCGGCGGCCTGCGCCCCCTGCTCGCGGCGATGGGCGGCCTCCTGCGCGACCGCGCCTACGTCGGCTTCACCCTCGGCTTCATCTTCAGCTTCTCCACGATGTTCGCCTACGTCTCCGCCTCGCCCTTCATCCTCCAGGAGTACTACGGCTTCACCCCGGTGCAGTTCTCCGTCATCTTCGCCGTGAACACCACCGGCATGTTCCTCGTGGCACTGACCAACGCGCGGCTGGTCCGCCGGGTCGGCCCTCTGCCGCTGGCCAAGATCGGCAACGCGGTGCTGCTGGCGGCAGTGGTCTACCTGGTCGTCGCGGCGCTTCTCGACGCCTCCCGGTGGTTCATCCTCGCCGGACTCTTCGTCGTCGTCGCGTCGATGGGCGTGAACTTCGCCAACAACTCCGCGCTCGCGATCTCCCGGGCAGGCAAGGTCACCGGCTCCGCCTCGGCATTCATGGGCTCGGGCCAGTTCATCATGGCCGGACTGCTCTCCCCGCTGGTGGGGCTGGCGGCCGCGGCGGGCATGTCCCAGCCGGTGGCCATGACCGTGGTCATGCTCGTCACCGCCGTCATCGCGGCGGCCGGCGTATGGGGTGGGGCCCGGGTGCTGGGGCGGGAATGA